In Portunus trituberculatus isolate SZX2019 chromosome 46, ASM1759143v1, whole genome shotgun sequence, a single window of DNA contains:
- the LOC123520095 gene encoding zinc finger protein 23-like isoform X1 — protein MEGRSCLVCGAPQGPSLTVFPLPRSGRLRGAWLTALNAANLQAEWLAGNSQYGVCEKHFNSQDIKRGKKPSLNRKAVPWLSSNSFTGKQRDISSSFTSEIKDTSWQEAKDYSKDSDNSVDEAMEDFNPEDSPNGIPVDSGLVGDSEDFIKQCVCLVCGRDGSTCNLVGLLNAGPQSGKVPLSLLLARLVGRAKREVLCVSVMICSRCETLVQEVGQLEEDLKTKKQTVKTMFEATLQCHKEKVKVSQGSLTSVCKPPDSYTEEHCDEALVFDMASPGKTDDDNGSFSGDEKELEGSRKMSRRRATTKKYCCPQCHEVYSSLALWVHHLSKHSDTEDTITPGKAKNAASKVKKRQKVGGVHACEECGSTFLCKQSLVAHAATHQKNWDCSVCGRYLTTKARLKAHLFRFHAIGEERNKEVACPDCEKCFGTKAGLRYHRNVVHRVGDEYRCQHCNKVFHYHVPYRSHLLYAHGEKKVVCETCGEKFFTISKLNTHINAVHRSAQSWTCDQCQAKFTTHTAYRHHINVKHLKVHHTCNYCSTQFRKKSSLLLHLWKHSVFICHVCQQDFPSGEDLRSHASSAHGRELGWRGKRKHNHALAQDKKLVGGQEVVLEKGPSTTPPNVELQQNEHMPSIVINDLLMTAETYDNSSLQPFSLSACEKLPEKVGYSSHDQLKMKTLSMIEASRDLDTAQFGTVEVKSSSPDHMEMTPGVSLINVEILGDMEISQSDTLGDLKGSILDPEDPTHHHLPVDTRLPGEHLSVATELEGPHSLETTGDHLEVASLDATGDHLDSATTIQVPGSLEEAPEQLHLDPHHECPLPSIVTSMEADRNRLVEQDEAACLSEEGEGKEGEGSLHKQMEQVDLEPFSVALGGKGEVQYQYVMYISAPGEDSNPG, from the exons TGAATGCTGCCAATCTTCAG GCTGAGTGGTTGGCAGGCAACAGTCAGTATGGAGTGTGTGAGAAACACTTCAACTCTCAGGATATCAAGAGAGGCAAGAAGCCAAGTCTGAACCGGAAGGCTGTCCCGTGGTTGTCAAGTAACAGCTTTACAGGAAAGCAAAGAGATATTAGTAGCAGTTTTACCAGTGAGATCAAAGACACCAGTTGGCAGGAGGCTAAAGACTACAGCAAAGATTCTGACAACTCTGTAGATGAAGCCATGGAAGACTTCAACCCTGAAGACTCACCTAATGGGATTCCTGTAGACAGTGGATTAGTGGGAGATTCTGAAGACTTTataaagcagtgtgtgtgtttggtgtgtggtaGGGATGGGAGTACCTGCAACTTGGTGGGACTGCTCAATGCTGGTCCCCAGTCAGGCAAAGTTCCCTTGAGTTTGTTGCTTGCCAGACTGGTGGGGCGAGCCAAACGTGAGGTGTTGTGTGTAAGTGTGATGATCTGCTCCAGGTGTGAAACTTTGGTGCAGGAGGTGGGCCAGTTGGAGGAAGATCTTAAAACCAAAAAGCAGACTGTCAAAACTATGTTTGAGGCAACATTGCAATGCcataaggaaaaagtgaaggttAGCCAAGGCTCTTTGACCAGTGTGTGTAAGCCTCCTGACTCCTATACGGAGGAGCACTGTGATGAAGCATTGGTGTTTGACATGGCTTCACCAGGAAAgacagatgatgataatggtagctTTTCAGGTGATGAAAAGGAGTTGGAAGGTTCACGGAAAATGTCTCGAAGAAGAGCCACCACTAAGAAGTATTGTTGTCCCCAGTGCCACGAAGTATACTCCAGTTTGGCACTCTGGGTTCATCATCTGTCAAAACATTCGGATACAGAAGATACCATCACCCCAGGAAAGGCCAAAAATGCAGCCagtaaagtgaagaaaagacagaaagttGGGGGTGTCCATGCCTGTGAAGAGTGTGGCTCAACTTTTCTGTGCAAGCAGAGCCTGGTGGCCCATGCAGCCACCCACCAGAAGAACTGGGACTGTTCAGTGTGTGGACGTTATCTTACCACAAAGGCTCGGCTCAAAGCTCACCTCTTCAGATTTCATGCCAttggggaagagagaaacaaggaggtGGCATGCCCAGACTGTGAAAAGTGCTTTGGTACAAAAGCTGGGTTACGCTACCATCGAAATGTAGTGCACCGGGTAGGGGACGAGTATCGGTGCCAACACTGCAACAAGGTCTTTCATTACCATGTGCCCTATCGGAGCCACCTGCTCTATGCCCATGGGGAGAAAAAGGTTGTGTGTGAGACCTGTGGGGAAAAGTTTTTCACCATTTCCAAACTCAACACTCACATTAATGCTGTTCATAGGAGTGCCCAGTCATGGACCTGTGATCAGTGCCAGGCCAAATTTACCACACACACTGCCTACCGACACCACATCAATGTGAAGCATCTCAAGGTTCACCATACCTGTAACTATTGTAGCACTCAATTTCGCAAGAAGTCTTCTTTGCTGCTTCACTTATGGAAACATtctgtgtttatctgtcacGTGTGTCAACAAGACTTTCCTAGTGGCGAGGACCTGCGGAGCCATGCATCAAGTGCCCATGGACGCGAGCTGGGATGGAGAGGCAAGAGGAAGCACAATCATGCTCTGGCTCAGGACAAAAAATTAGTTGGGGGTCAGGAGGTAGTCTTGGAGAAGGGCCCCTCTACCACTCCACCTAATGTAGAACTGCAGCAAAATGAGCACATGCCCTCAATTGTGATCAATGACTTACTCATGACAGCTGAGACCTACGATAATAGCAGCCTTCAACCCTTCTCCTTGTCAGCGTGTGAAAAACTACCTGAGAAGGTGGGCTACTCAAGCCATGATCAACTTAAAATGAAGACTCTGAGTATGATAGAGGCTTCAAGAGATTTAGATACAGCACAGTTTGGCACTGTTGAGGTCAAATCCTCCTCTCCAGACCATATGGAAATGACACCAGGTGTGTCTCTTataaatgtagaaatcttgggAGATATGGAGATTTCTCAAAGTGACACATTGGGAGACCTGAAGGGTAGCATATTGGACCCTGAGGATCCTACCCATCACCACCTGCCTGTTGATACCCGCCTACCAGGAGAGCACCTCTCTGTGGCTACTGAGCTGGAGGGTCCCCACTCATTGGAAACCACTGGAGACCACTTGGAGGTTGCTAGTCTTGATGCTACTGGTGATCACCTTGATAGTGCCACCACCATACAGGTACCTGGTTCCTTGGAGGAAGCACCAGAACAACTCCATCTGGATCCCCACCATGAGTGTCCATTACCTTCTATTGTCACCTCAATGGAGGCAGATCGCAACAGGCTTGTGGAGCAGGATGAGGCTGCCTGTCtcagtgaagagggagagggtaaggagggTGAAGGCAGCCTTCACAAACAGATGGAGCAGGTGGATCTTGAGcccttctctgtggccttgggtgGAAAGGGGGAGGTTCAGTACCAATATGTGATGTACATCTCTGCCCCAGGGGAGGACTCTAATccagggtga
- the LOC123520095 gene encoding zinc finger protein 23-like isoform X2 produces MIHPILKMAEWLAGNSQYGVCEKHFNSQDIKRGKKPSLNRKAVPWLSSNSFTGKQRDISSSFTSEIKDTSWQEAKDYSKDSDNSVDEAMEDFNPEDSPNGIPVDSGLVGDSEDFIKQCVCLVCGRDGSTCNLVGLLNAGPQSGKVPLSLLLARLVGRAKREVLCVSVMICSRCETLVQEVGQLEEDLKTKKQTVKTMFEATLQCHKEKVKVSQGSLTSVCKPPDSYTEEHCDEALVFDMASPGKTDDDNGSFSGDEKELEGSRKMSRRRATTKKYCCPQCHEVYSSLALWVHHLSKHSDTEDTITPGKAKNAASKVKKRQKVGGVHACEECGSTFLCKQSLVAHAATHQKNWDCSVCGRYLTTKARLKAHLFRFHAIGEERNKEVACPDCEKCFGTKAGLRYHRNVVHRVGDEYRCQHCNKVFHYHVPYRSHLLYAHGEKKVVCETCGEKFFTISKLNTHINAVHRSAQSWTCDQCQAKFTTHTAYRHHINVKHLKVHHTCNYCSTQFRKKSSLLLHLWKHSVFICHVCQQDFPSGEDLRSHASSAHGRELGWRGKRKHNHALAQDKKLVGGQEVVLEKGPSTTPPNVELQQNEHMPSIVINDLLMTAETYDNSSLQPFSLSACEKLPEKVGYSSHDQLKMKTLSMIEASRDLDTAQFGTVEVKSSSPDHMEMTPGVSLINVEILGDMEISQSDTLGDLKGSILDPEDPTHHHLPVDTRLPGEHLSVATELEGPHSLETTGDHLEVASLDATGDHLDSATTIQVPGSLEEAPEQLHLDPHHECPLPSIVTSMEADRNRLVEQDEAACLSEEGEGKEGEGSLHKQMEQVDLEPFSVALGGKGEVQYQYVMYISAPGEDSNPG; encoded by the exons ATGATACATCCTATTTTGAAAATG GCTGAGTGGTTGGCAGGCAACAGTCAGTATGGAGTGTGTGAGAAACACTTCAACTCTCAGGATATCAAGAGAGGCAAGAAGCCAAGTCTGAACCGGAAGGCTGTCCCGTGGTTGTCAAGTAACAGCTTTACAGGAAAGCAAAGAGATATTAGTAGCAGTTTTACCAGTGAGATCAAAGACACCAGTTGGCAGGAGGCTAAAGACTACAGCAAAGATTCTGACAACTCTGTAGATGAAGCCATGGAAGACTTCAACCCTGAAGACTCACCTAATGGGATTCCTGTAGACAGTGGATTAGTGGGAGATTCTGAAGACTTTataaagcagtgtgtgtgtttggtgtgtggtaGGGATGGGAGTACCTGCAACTTGGTGGGACTGCTCAATGCTGGTCCCCAGTCAGGCAAAGTTCCCTTGAGTTTGTTGCTTGCCAGACTGGTGGGGCGAGCCAAACGTGAGGTGTTGTGTGTAAGTGTGATGATCTGCTCCAGGTGTGAAACTTTGGTGCAGGAGGTGGGCCAGTTGGAGGAAGATCTTAAAACCAAAAAGCAGACTGTCAAAACTATGTTTGAGGCAACATTGCAATGCcataaggaaaaagtgaaggttAGCCAAGGCTCTTTGACCAGTGTGTGTAAGCCTCCTGACTCCTATACGGAGGAGCACTGTGATGAAGCATTGGTGTTTGACATGGCTTCACCAGGAAAgacagatgatgataatggtagctTTTCAGGTGATGAAAAGGAGTTGGAAGGTTCACGGAAAATGTCTCGAAGAAGAGCCACCACTAAGAAGTATTGTTGTCCCCAGTGCCACGAAGTATACTCCAGTTTGGCACTCTGGGTTCATCATCTGTCAAAACATTCGGATACAGAAGATACCATCACCCCAGGAAAGGCCAAAAATGCAGCCagtaaagtgaagaaaagacagaaagttGGGGGTGTCCATGCCTGTGAAGAGTGTGGCTCAACTTTTCTGTGCAAGCAGAGCCTGGTGGCCCATGCAGCCACCCACCAGAAGAACTGGGACTGTTCAGTGTGTGGACGTTATCTTACCACAAAGGCTCGGCTCAAAGCTCACCTCTTCAGATTTCATGCCAttggggaagagagaaacaaggaggtGGCATGCCCAGACTGTGAAAAGTGCTTTGGTACAAAAGCTGGGTTACGCTACCATCGAAATGTAGTGCACCGGGTAGGGGACGAGTATCGGTGCCAACACTGCAACAAGGTCTTTCATTACCATGTGCCCTATCGGAGCCACCTGCTCTATGCCCATGGGGAGAAAAAGGTTGTGTGTGAGACCTGTGGGGAAAAGTTTTTCACCATTTCCAAACTCAACACTCACATTAATGCTGTTCATAGGAGTGCCCAGTCATGGACCTGTGATCAGTGCCAGGCCAAATTTACCACACACACTGCCTACCGACACCACATCAATGTGAAGCATCTCAAGGTTCACCATACCTGTAACTATTGTAGCACTCAATTTCGCAAGAAGTCTTCTTTGCTGCTTCACTTATGGAAACATtctgtgtttatctgtcacGTGTGTCAACAAGACTTTCCTAGTGGCGAGGACCTGCGGAGCCATGCATCAAGTGCCCATGGACGCGAGCTGGGATGGAGAGGCAAGAGGAAGCACAATCATGCTCTGGCTCAGGACAAAAAATTAGTTGGGGGTCAGGAGGTAGTCTTGGAGAAGGGCCCCTCTACCACTCCACCTAATGTAGAACTGCAGCAAAATGAGCACATGCCCTCAATTGTGATCAATGACTTACTCATGACAGCTGAGACCTACGATAATAGCAGCCTTCAACCCTTCTCCTTGTCAGCGTGTGAAAAACTACCTGAGAAGGTGGGCTACTCAAGCCATGATCAACTTAAAATGAAGACTCTGAGTATGATAGAGGCTTCAAGAGATTTAGATACAGCACAGTTTGGCACTGTTGAGGTCAAATCCTCCTCTCCAGACCATATGGAAATGACACCAGGTGTGTCTCTTataaatgtagaaatcttgggAGATATGGAGATTTCTCAAAGTGACACATTGGGAGACCTGAAGGGTAGCATATTGGACCCTGAGGATCCTACCCATCACCACCTGCCTGTTGATACCCGCCTACCAGGAGAGCACCTCTCTGTGGCTACTGAGCTGGAGGGTCCCCACTCATTGGAAACCACTGGAGACCACTTGGAGGTTGCTAGTCTTGATGCTACTGGTGATCACCTTGATAGTGCCACCACCATACAGGTACCTGGTTCCTTGGAGGAAGCACCAGAACAACTCCATCTGGATCCCCACCATGAGTGTCCATTACCTTCTATTGTCACCTCAATGGAGGCAGATCGCAACAGGCTTGTGGAGCAGGATGAGGCTGCCTGTCtcagtgaagagggagagggtaaggagggTGAAGGCAGCCTTCACAAACAGATGGAGCAGGTGGATCTTGAGcccttctctgtggccttgggtgGAAAGGGGGAGGTTCAGTACCAATATGTGATGTACATCTCTGCCCCAGGGGAGGACTCTAATccagggtga